AGTTGCATGATAAATATGCGCAAAGCTAAAATGAACTTATATAACTTATATGGTAAAATCATAGTGAAACTCCTCTTTTCCAAGGAATAAATACATCTTGTTTCAACTGGTCTGCTTTTGTTTCCACGTTTCCGCTTGCCAATTCTATAATGTAATCTACTATTTCTGCTCCAACCTCGGCAATGGTTTTTTCACCAGTAATCACCGTTCCGGCATTTACATCGATAATATCAGACATTCTATTAATTAATGCCGTGTTCGAAGAAATTTTTACAACGGGTGCAATCGGATTTCCCATCGGATTTCCTAAACCTGTGGTAAATAAAACAACTGTTGCGCCCGATCCCACCAATCCTGTGGTACATTCTGCGTCATTTCCCGGAGTATTTAAAAGATTTAATCCTGGTTTTGAAATATATTCTCCGTAATCTAAAACATCCACAACAGGCGAAGTTCCACCTTTTTTAGCTGCGCCAGCAGATTTCATTGCATCTGTAATTAATCCGTCTTTGATGTTTCCCGGAGATGGATTCATATCAAACCCTGAACCTGCATCTACAACTGATTTTTCAAAAGCTTTCATTAAAGTTAAAAACTTATCTGCTTTTTCTTCGTCCACACATCGGTTCATCAATTCTTGCTCAACGCCACATAATTCTGGAAACTCTGCCAAAATTGTTTTCCCTCCCAAAGCTGCAAAAATATCTGAAACAATTCCTAATGCCGGATTAGCGGAAATTCCTGAAAACCCGTCAGACCCTCCACATTCTAAACCAATACTTAGCTTTGAAAGAGGAGCAGGTTTGCGTTCAATTTTGTTGGCTCTTTTAATGGCTTCATAAGAATCTTTAATCACCATTTGAAACATTTGATCAGTAGTTCCAATTTGTTGTTGCTCATAGATCAAAATTTCTTTATCACTATTCGGGCTCATTTCTTTCAATGCCTTTTTAAAAATATCAACTTGCAAATTTTGGCAACCTAAACTTAAAACAGTTGCACCTGCAACATTGGGGTTGTTCACATATCCTGCAAGCAGTTTCGCCAACAATTCTGAATCTTGTCTAATCCCTCCACAACCACCTTGATGATTGATAAATTTTACTTCGACATTCTCTAAAAGATTTTCATTTAAATTTTTATCCGAAACTTCTTCTACGCTTTTTTCTTCAATTAAAGAGCGTAACAAATTTTTATAAGAAACTTCTTTTTTGGGCATTAATTCGTTTTCGAAAATATCTTTCAGTTTTTCGATATTTTTGTTTTCACAAAAAACCAATGGAAAAAACAACCAAACGTTTTTGGTACCAACTTGTCCATCCGTACGATGGTATCCGTTGAAAGTTTTGTCTTTCCAACGATCTACATTTGGTGGAGTCCAACCTAAATTTCCGTTTTTACCAAAAACTTTTTCACTTTGATGTTTTACATTTTCGGTGGTAATTACTTCTCCTTTTTTTATAGGTTTAGCAGCTTTTCCAACCAAAACACCATACATTATAATATCATTACCAATTGTAAAATCTTTCTCTGCGATTTTATGTTTTGCTTTAACATCAGTTGTTGGTGAGACGGTATTTCCTTCAAACATAATTTGTTCGTTTTGTACCAAATCGGTTAAAGCGACAATTACGTTATCTGCTGAGTTGACTTTTATTATTTTTTTTTGAGTTGCCATGATTAAGCGTTCTGAGTTGTAGTATGTAATTGTTTTTGAAAATTAGCAAAACCATTTTCAATTCCGTTTGCATCAATTTCCTCCAAAGCTGTTGTAATTGCTTTTGTCAAGCCCGGAATTAGCGTTAAATCTTCATCCCAGAAACTTTTATTCTGCAAAGTAAGTCTTGCTATTTTGTTATAATCATCAGATTTCCAAAGTCCATCGAAGAAAGTAACAATATCTTCGCTATCATTTACCGGTAAATTTTCACCTTTCCACGTTCCTTTATAAAAACGAATTAAAGCCGCAAATGCAAACGTCAAATGAACCGGAAGTTTATGATGAATATCTACATAACCCGTTAAACTTGGTAATACTCGAACTTTAAATTTAGAAATTGAATTTAAAGCAATCGAAGACAATAAATGCTTGATAAACGGATTTCTAAAACGGTCTAATATTTCTTCAGCGAAACTTGTTAATTCCGCTTTATCCATGTTTAAAGTTTCATTAATCTCCTCAAAAACTGCCTTGTTTACAAATTCTCCTGTAAAGGCATTATCAACAGTTTCTTTTACGGTTTCATTTCCGTAAAGCAATGAAAACGGAACCATTGCAGTGTGCGCTCCATTCAAAATTCTAACTTTTCTCGTGCGATACGGTTGCATATCGGCTACGATTTTTACATCTAAATCTGTTTTCTCAAACGGAAGTTTTACTTTCAATTTATCATCGCCTTCAATTACCCATAAAAAGAAACTTTCAGCGCTTACAATCAAATCGTCTTTATAACTTAATTGACTATTATATTCTTCGATTTGATCTTTTGGATATCCCGGTACAATCCTGTCTACCAAAGTATTATGGAACGTACAATCTTTTAATAACCATGATTTAAAATCTTCCTCCAGATTCCAATCATCACAATATTTCAAAACAATTTCCTTTAAAGTATCCGAATTATAATTAATTAACTCACAAGGAATAACGGTTAAAGCTTTCGATTTATCGCCATTAAAATGCTTGAATCTTTCATATAAAAGTACGGTTAATTTTGCAGGAAATGAAACTGGCGGTTGCATTGTCAGGCGATCAGATTCTATATATTCGATTCCGGCTTCGGTTGTATTTGAAATGATGAACGCCAATTCTTCTTCTTTGGCTAAAGCCAAAAATTCCTGAAAAGAAGCATACGGATCAATTGCTTTTACTATATTAGTTATAAGCTCTTTTTCCTGAATTTCTTCGCCTTTTTTCACGCCTTTCATAAACAACGTATACAAACCGTCCTGAGCGTTGATCATATTGACCAAACCTTTATCAATAGGTTGTACAACAGCGATTCCCGCATTAAAATCGGCTTTTTGATTTAACTTTTGAAAAGCATATTCTACAAAAGCTCTTAAGAAATTTCCCTCTCCAAATTGTACTATTTTAATCGGAAGTCTCTCTGAAAATTCCGTATTTGATCTGCTTATTTTATCCATTATAATTTCTTTAAAACTTTATAAATAATCCCAAAATGCCTTATTCGTTTTCTGTGCGAAGATTATAAACTTGTAAAAGAAACATTAC
This genomic window from Flavobacterium sp. 9 contains:
- a CDS encoding UxaA family hydrolase, with the protein product MATQKKIIKVNSADNVIVALTDLVQNEQIMFEGNTVSPTTDVKAKHKIAEKDFTIGNDIIMYGVLVGKAAKPIKKGEVITTENVKHQSEKVFGKNGNLGWTPPNVDRWKDKTFNGYHRTDGQVGTKNVWLFFPLVFCENKNIEKLKDIFENELMPKKEVSYKNLLRSLIEEKSVEEVSDKNLNENLLENVEVKFINHQGGCGGIRQDSELLAKLLAGYVNNPNVAGATVLSLGCQNLQVDIFKKALKEMSPNSDKEILIYEQQQIGTTDQMFQMVIKDSYEAIKRANKIERKPAPLSKLSIGLECGGSDGFSGISANPALGIVSDIFAALGGKTILAEFPELCGVEQELMNRCVDEEKADKFLTLMKAFEKSVVDAGSGFDMNPSPGNIKDGLITDAMKSAGAAKKGGTSPVVDVLDYGEYISKPGLNLLNTPGNDAECTTGLVGSGATVVLFTTGLGNPMGNPIAPVVKISSNTALINRMSDIIDVNAGTVITGEKTIAEVGAEIVDYIIELASGNVETKADQLKQDVFIPWKRGVSL
- a CDS encoding tagaturonate reductase, giving the protein MDKISRSNTEFSERLPIKIVQFGEGNFLRAFVEYAFQKLNQKADFNAGIAVVQPIDKGLVNMINAQDGLYTLFMKGVKKGEEIQEKELITNIVKAIDPYASFQEFLALAKEEELAFIISNTTEAGIEYIESDRLTMQPPVSFPAKLTVLLYERFKHFNGDKSKALTVIPCELINYNSDTLKEIVLKYCDDWNLEEDFKSWLLKDCTFHNTLVDRIVPGYPKDQIEEYNSQLSYKDDLIVSAESFFLWVIEGDDKLKVKLPFEKTDLDVKIVADMQPYRTRKVRILNGAHTAMVPFSLLYGNETVKETVDNAFTGEFVNKAVFEEINETLNMDKAELTSFAEEILDRFRNPFIKHLLSSIALNSISKFKVRVLPSLTGYVDIHHKLPVHLTFAFAALIRFYKGTWKGENLPVNDSEDIVTFFDGLWKSDDYNKIARLTLQNKSFWDEDLTLIPGLTKAITTALEEIDANGIENGFANFQKQLHTTTQNA